A single Anaeromyxobacter diazotrophicus DNA region contains:
- a CDS encoding DUF4337 domain-containing protein: MPEGPEVETEKLHEAIHEELEREGGGFLRNIALTTALLAALAAIASLRAGGTVNEALRLETAATRLQAEASDQWAYYQAKGVKGAVAEAARAAWLAAGKEPPEEHGARKDRYAEEQQEIQDKARELERERDAKEREAEHLMHLHHRFAGAVALFQVAIALGAVAALTRKRLVWLASVLLGAGGAVYFAVALLG; encoded by the coding sequence ATGCCCGAAGGACCCGAGGTCGAGACCGAGAAGCTGCACGAGGCCATCCACGAGGAGCTGGAGCGGGAGGGGGGCGGGTTCCTGCGCAACATCGCGCTCACCACCGCGCTGCTGGCGGCGCTGGCCGCCATCGCCTCGCTGCGCGCGGGCGGCACCGTCAACGAGGCGCTCCGCCTCGAGACGGCCGCCACGCGGCTCCAGGCGGAGGCGTCCGACCAGTGGGCGTACTACCAGGCGAAGGGCGTGAAGGGCGCGGTGGCCGAGGCCGCCCGCGCCGCCTGGCTGGCCGCCGGCAAGGAGCCGCCGGAGGAGCACGGCGCGCGCAAGGACCGCTACGCCGAGGAGCAGCAGGAGATCCAGGACAAGGCTCGCGAGCTGGAGCGGGAGCGCGACGCGAAGGAGCGCGAGGCCGAGCACCTCATGCACCTCCACCACCGCTTCGCCGGGGCGGTGGCGCTGTTCCAGGTGGCCATCGCGCTCGGGGCGGTCGCGGCGCTCACCCGCAAGCGGCTCGTCTGGCTGGCCTCCGTCCTCCTGGGCGCCGGCGGCGCCGTCTACTTCGCGGTGGCGCTGCTGGGCTGA
- a CDS encoding GNAT family N-acetyltransferase gives MTSGLNVRRAAEADLDALVALLGALFSIEADFQPAPERQRRGLALLLGCGARAAVLVAERQGAVVGMVTAQLVVSTAEGGLSAWLEDLVVLATERGRGAGRALVEAARAWAAERGAARLQLLADRENTPALAFYRRLGWAGTQLVCLRARAHP, from the coding sequence ATGACGTCCGGCCTCAACGTCCGCCGCGCCGCGGAGGCGGACCTCGACGCGCTGGTCGCGCTGCTCGGCGCGCTGTTCTCGATCGAGGCCGACTTCCAGCCGGCACCCGAGCGGCAGCGGCGCGGCCTGGCGCTCCTGCTCGGCTGCGGGGCGCGGGCGGCCGTGCTGGTCGCCGAGCGGCAGGGCGCGGTGGTGGGGATGGTCACCGCCCAGCTGGTCGTGTCCACCGCCGAGGGCGGCCTCTCCGCCTGGCTCGAGGACCTGGTGGTCCTCGCGACCGAGCGGGGCCGCGGTGCAGGCCGGGCGCTCGTCGAGGCCGCCCGGGCCTGGGCGGCGGAGCGCGGCGCGGCCCGCCTGCAGCTCCTGGCCGACCGCGAGAACACCCCAGCGCTCGCGTTCTACCGGCGGCTGGGGTGGGCGGGCACGCAGCTCGTCTGCCTGCGGGCACGGGCCCATCCGTAG
- the nifD gene encoding nitrogenase molybdenum-iron protein alpha chain, producing the protein MGREVKKVEGITKESTQQMIDEALQAYPEKGKKKRAPHLAPNDPAGASACVRSNRKTVPGVMSARGCAYAGAKGVVWGPIRDMVHVSHGPVGCGWYSWGTRRNLMSGKNGVTNFAMQFTSDFQEKDIVYGGDKKLAVLLKEAKELFPLAKGISVLSECPVGLIGDDINAVAKKMTKELELPVIPCNCEGFRGVSQSLGHHISNDTIRDYIIETRTFAEPAGPYDIALIGDYNIGGDVWSAKALLSEIGLNVKATWTGDGEMERIAATHEVKLNLIHCYRSMNYMCKVMEEKYGIPWLEFNFFGPTKIRESLRKIAERFDDRIRENVEKVIAKYDVQMKAVVDQYRPRLEGKKVMLYVGGLRPRHTVGAYEDLGMVVVGSGYEFAHGDDYERTMPEMPEATVIYDDASEHELERFVHQLKPDLIGSGIKEKYVFQKMGLPFRQMHSWDYSGPYHAYQGFPIFARDIDMAVNSPTWKLVKPPF; encoded by the coding sequence ATGGGACGCGAGGTCAAGAAGGTCGAGGGCATCACCAAGGAGTCGACGCAGCAGATGATCGACGAGGCCCTCCAGGCCTACCCGGAGAAGGGCAAGAAGAAGCGCGCCCCTCACCTGGCCCCCAACGACCCGGCGGGCGCCAGCGCCTGCGTGCGGTCGAACCGAAAGACGGTCCCCGGCGTGATGAGCGCGCGCGGCTGCGCCTACGCCGGGGCCAAGGGGGTGGTGTGGGGGCCCATCCGCGACATGGTCCACGTCTCCCACGGCCCGGTCGGCTGCGGCTGGTACTCGTGGGGCACCCGCCGCAACCTCATGTCCGGCAAGAACGGCGTCACGAACTTCGCGATGCAGTTCACCTCCGACTTCCAGGAGAAGGACATCGTCTACGGCGGGGACAAGAAGCTGGCGGTGCTCCTCAAGGAGGCGAAGGAGCTCTTCCCGCTCGCCAAGGGCATCTCGGTCCTGTCCGAGTGCCCGGTCGGCCTCATCGGCGACGACATCAACGCGGTCGCGAAGAAGATGACGAAGGAGCTCGAGCTGCCGGTCATCCCCTGCAACTGCGAGGGCTTCCGCGGCGTCTCGCAGTCCCTCGGGCACCACATCTCGAACGACACCATCCGCGACTACATCATCGAGACGCGCACCTTCGCCGAGCCCGCCGGCCCGTACGACATCGCGCTCATCGGCGACTACAACATCGGCGGCGACGTGTGGTCCGCCAAGGCGCTCCTCTCGGAGATCGGCCTCAACGTGAAGGCCACCTGGACGGGCGACGGCGAGATGGAGCGGATCGCCGCCACGCACGAGGTGAAGCTCAACCTCATCCACTGCTACCGGTCGATGAACTACATGTGCAAGGTGATGGAGGAGAAGTACGGGATCCCCTGGCTCGAGTTCAACTTCTTCGGACCGACCAAGATCCGCGAGAGCCTCCGCAAGATCGCCGAGCGGTTCGACGATCGCATCCGGGAGAACGTCGAGAAGGTCATCGCCAAGTACGACGTGCAGATGAAGGCCGTCGTCGACCAGTACCGGCCCCGCCTGGAGGGCAAGAAGGTCATGCTGTACGTCGGCGGCCTCCGCCCCCGCCACACCGTCGGCGCCTACGAGGACCTCGGGATGGTGGTGGTGGGCTCCGGCTACGAGTTCGCGCACGGCGACGACTACGAGCGCACCATGCCGGAGATGCCCGAGGCGACCGTCATCTACGACGACGCGTCGGAGCACGAGCTGGAGCGCTTCGTGCACCAGCTCAAGCCGGACCTCATCGGCAGCGGCATCAAGGAGAAGTACGTCTTCCAGAAGATGGGGCTGCCCTTCCGGCAGATGCACAGCTGGGACTACTCCGGCCCGTACCACGCGTACCAGGGCTTCCCGATCTTCGCGCGGGACATCGACATGGCCGTGAACAGCCCCACCTGGAAGCTCGTGAAGCCGCCGTTCTAG
- the nifK gene encoding nitrogenase molybdenum-iron protein subunit beta, whose translation MSNNLGLTVKPVTPTSPEEEARVAAWIDTQEYREKNFARQALVVNPVHCCQPLGAELAAHGFQGTLPFVHGSQGCASYYRSTLNRHFREPAPAVSDAMTEDGAVFGGQANLHEALENAYALYKPKMMAIFTSCMPEVIGDDLGAFLKNARAKGHIPKDYPLPYANTPSFSGSHITGYDAMVLAILQVLTEGKKVEGRCTGKLNLLPGFDTNTGDYREYKRILDAFGIPHTVLADISETFDSPNDGTYRQYPGGTPLDEAADSINGKVTITVGPYATAKTFAWVKESYAGRHAALPLPMGIAKTDAFLMKLSELFEKPVPAALRAERGRAVDAMTDAQQYLHGKRFAVYGDPDLLLGYVSFLLEMGATPHHVLCSKGSKKLEKELQALLDGSPYGRGAGIYMNRDLWHLRSLLMTDPVDAILGDTHGKFAARDAKIPLFRFGFPIFDRVNKHRLPLIGYQGVIHMLTEICNRFLDLRDDTCEDRFFEMMR comes from the coding sequence ATGTCGAACAACCTCGGCCTCACCGTGAAGCCGGTCACCCCCACCTCGCCGGAGGAGGAGGCGCGCGTCGCCGCCTGGATCGACACCCAGGAGTACCGGGAGAAGAACTTCGCCCGGCAGGCCCTCGTCGTGAACCCGGTGCACTGCTGCCAGCCGCTCGGCGCCGAGCTGGCGGCGCACGGCTTCCAGGGCACCCTCCCCTTCGTCCACGGCTCCCAGGGCTGCGCCTCGTACTACCGGTCGACCCTGAACCGGCACTTCCGGGAGCCGGCGCCGGCCGTCTCCGACGCCATGACCGAGGACGGCGCGGTCTTCGGCGGGCAGGCCAACCTCCACGAGGCGCTCGAGAACGCCTACGCGCTCTACAAGCCCAAGATGATGGCCATCTTCACCTCCTGCATGCCGGAGGTGATCGGCGACGACCTCGGCGCCTTCCTCAAGAACGCCCGGGCGAAGGGGCACATCCCCAAGGACTACCCGCTCCCCTACGCCAACACGCCCAGCTTCAGCGGCTCGCACATCACCGGCTACGACGCGATGGTGCTCGCGATCCTGCAGGTCCTCACCGAGGGCAAGAAGGTGGAGGGGCGCTGCACCGGGAAGCTGAACCTGCTCCCGGGCTTCGACACCAACACCGGCGACTACCGGGAGTACAAGCGCATCCTGGACGCCTTCGGGATCCCGCACACCGTCCTGGCCGACATCTCCGAGACCTTCGACTCGCCCAACGACGGCACCTACCGCCAGTATCCCGGCGGCACGCCGCTCGACGAAGCGGCCGACTCGATCAACGGCAAGGTGACGATCACCGTCGGCCCCTACGCGACGGCGAAGACGTTCGCCTGGGTGAAGGAGAGCTACGCGGGCCGCCACGCCGCGCTGCCCTTGCCCATGGGGATCGCGAAGACCGACGCGTTCCTGATGAAGCTCTCCGAGCTCTTCGAAAAGCCGGTCCCCGCCGCGCTGCGCGCCGAGCGCGGCCGGGCGGTGGACGCGATGACGGACGCCCAGCAGTACCTGCACGGCAAGCGGTTCGCGGTCTACGGCGACCCGGACCTGCTCCTCGGCTACGTCTCGTTCCTGCTGGAGATGGGCGCCACGCCGCACCACGTGCTGTGCAGCAAGGGGTCGAAGAAGCTGGAGAAGGAGCTGCAGGCGCTCCTCGACGGCTCTCCCTACGGCCGCGGCGCGGGCATCTACATGAACCGCGACCTGTGGCACCTGCGCAGCCTGCTCATGACGGACCCCGTCGACGCGATCCTGGGCGACACGCACGGCAAGTTCGCCGCCCGCGACGCGAAGATCCCGCTCTTCCGCTTCGGCTTCCCCATCTTCGACCGGGTGAACAAGCACCGCCTGCCGCTCATCGGGTACCAGGGCGTCATCCACATGCTCACCGAGATCTGCAACCGGTTCCTCGACCTCCGGGACGACACCTGCGAGGACCGCTTCTTCGAGATGATGCGGTAG
- a CDS encoding nitrogenase-stabilizing/protective protein NifW yields the protein MRHPPQEDAPGRTLEQLAHLSRAEDFFRFFGLDYDPRVLAVHRLQVLKRFGLDVAALEEQRPLPSEEERLRLYGQALRRAHDLFAGPPAPAQRVFRLLQGGLVQLGPPRPAR from the coding sequence ATGCGACACCCTCCCCAGGAGGACGCGCCGGGGCGCACGCTCGAGCAGCTCGCGCACCTCTCCCGCGCCGAGGACTTCTTCCGCTTCTTCGGGCTCGACTACGACCCGCGGGTGCTGGCGGTGCACCGGCTGCAAGTGCTGAAGCGCTTCGGCCTCGACGTGGCGGCGCTCGAGGAGCAGCGCCCGCTCCCCTCCGAGGAGGAGCGGCTGCGCCTCTACGGTCAGGCGCTGCGGCGCGCGCACGACCTCTTCGCCGGGCCGCCCGCGCCCGCGCAGCGGGTGTTCCGGCTGCTGCAGGGCGGCCTCGTCCAGCTCGGGCCTCCCCGGCCGGCGCGATGA
- the nifX gene encoding nitrogen fixation protein NifX: MKIAFTSSDGTQVDQHFGKASHFDVWEVGPAEARFLERVPAPVLVGDEEDRTTARAEALAGCAVVYTVQIGGPAAAKLVARRIHPMKTQTEVPVADLVGRLQAVLKERPPPWLKKAMNGGA; the protein is encoded by the coding sequence ATGAAGATCGCGTTCACGAGCAGCGACGGCACGCAGGTCGACCAGCACTTCGGCAAGGCCTCGCACTTCGACGTCTGGGAGGTGGGGCCGGCCGAGGCGCGCTTCCTGGAGCGGGTCCCCGCCCCCGTCCTCGTCGGCGACGAGGAGGATCGGACCACCGCCCGCGCCGAGGCGCTCGCCGGCTGCGCCGTCGTCTACACGGTGCAGATCGGCGGCCCGGCCGCGGCGAAGCTCGTCGCGCGGCGCATCCATCCCATGAAGACGCAGACCGAGGTGCCGGTGGCGGACCTCGTCGGCCGGCTCCAGGCGGTGCTGAAGGAGCGGCCACCCCCCTGGCTCAAGAAGGCGATGAACGGAGGAGCATGA
- a CDS encoding thiol-disulfide oxidoreductase DCC family protein produces the protein MASEIEVFYDGACPVCSREMAAVRRRDRRGRIRFADFTAEGFDPAAVGVTREALMDRIHARLPDGSLVEGVEVFRRIYAAIGFGPLVALTRLPGVAHLLDVGYRLFARNRLRLTGRCHDGACELPPPPASRHA, from the coding sequence GTGGCGAGCGAGATCGAGGTCTTCTACGACGGCGCCTGCCCGGTCTGCTCCCGCGAGATGGCCGCCGTCCGGCGGCGCGACCGCCGCGGGCGCATCCGCTTCGCCGACTTCACCGCCGAGGGGTTCGACCCCGCCGCGGTGGGCGTCACGCGCGAGGCGCTCATGGACCGCATCCACGCCCGCCTGCCCGACGGCTCGCTCGTCGAGGGCGTGGAGGTGTTCCGGCGGATCTACGCCGCGATCGGCTTCGGCCCGCTCGTCGCGCTGACGCGGCTCCCTGGCGTCGCGCACCTCCTCGACGTCGGGTACCGCCTCTTCGCCCGGAACCGGTTGCGCCTCACCGGGCGATGCCACGACGGCGCCTGCGAGCTCCCGCCTCCGCCGGCGTCGCGGCACGCCTGA
- the fdxB gene encoding ferredoxin III, nif-specific, giving the protein MAYLTGLTRGKRAWTPKFVKSIDDERCIGCGRCIKICAHGVLAPKEVDEEESAKMFVTVANPEDCIGCEACGRTCKKDSFTFEALVA; this is encoded by the coding sequence ATGGCGTACCTGACCGGCCTCACGCGCGGCAAGCGCGCGTGGACCCCGAAGTTCGTGAAGTCCATCGACGACGAGCGCTGCATCGGCTGCGGCCGCTGCATCAAGATCTGCGCGCACGGCGTCCTCGCACCCAAGGAGGTGGACGAGGAGGAGTCCGCCAAGATGTTCGTCACGGTGGCGAACCCCGAGGACTGCATCGGCTGCGAGGCGTGCGGGCGCACCTGCAAGAAGGACTCGTTCACCTTCGAGGCGCTCGTCGCCTGA
- the nifA gene encoding nif-specific transcriptional activator NifA, with the protein MNGSRAELETEALYEISRVLSLSTDLNKAFTSTLTLIDLVLGLENGTISLFDPVTGEVFVEAAPHMRDEDRILGRLRPGEGIVGRIFATGMPMVVPDIAEEPLFLNRTGTWQNLEEDRRAFVGVPLQDGRAVLGVLTADRPYRTGPTQLGRDVRFLTIVAGLVAVRVRLSHLENTHHRAAQDVPALSPSPERFPGIVGASAPFRDMLELIGRVAQSRATVLLRGESGTGKELIARAVHDASPRAERPFVTVNCAAIPETLLESELFGHEKGSFTGAAQAHVGRFEQADGGTLFLDEVGELSPAAQAKLLRAVQERQFERVGGKRTVTVDVRLVAATNRDMEEMVRQGAFRLDLYHRLSVVAVVVPPLRERRDDIPRLAGHFLRVLNEENARSAELTPAALEVLTRCRWTGNVRQLRNCLERLVVVTDADVLAPVHLPCQWPGGSTCLLERAAPPPEAELARLAERAPPATAAGPLLAAEGEAGERERVRAALERAGYVQAKAARLLGMTVRQLGYRVRKYGIELQRL; encoded by the coding sequence GTGAATGGCAGTCGCGCCGAGCTGGAGACGGAGGCCCTCTACGAGATCAGCAGGGTCCTGTCCCTCTCGACCGACCTCAACAAGGCCTTCACCTCGACGCTGACGCTCATCGACCTCGTCCTCGGGCTCGAGAACGGCACCATCTCGCTGTTCGACCCGGTCACCGGCGAGGTCTTCGTCGAGGCGGCGCCGCACATGCGCGACGAGGACCGCATCCTCGGGCGGCTCAGGCCCGGGGAGGGCATCGTCGGCCGCATCTTCGCCACCGGGATGCCCATGGTGGTGCCGGACATCGCGGAGGAGCCGCTCTTCCTCAACCGCACCGGGACCTGGCAGAACCTGGAGGAGGACCGGCGCGCGTTCGTGGGGGTGCCGCTCCAGGACGGCCGGGCGGTGCTGGGGGTACTCACCGCCGACCGTCCCTACCGCACCGGTCCGACCCAGCTCGGCCGTGACGTGCGCTTCCTCACCATCGTGGCGGGCCTGGTGGCGGTGCGGGTGCGGCTCTCGCACCTCGAGAACACGCACCACCGCGCGGCGCAGGACGTGCCGGCCCTGTCACCCTCGCCGGAGCGCTTCCCCGGCATCGTGGGGGCGAGCGCGCCCTTCCGCGACATGCTCGAGCTCATCGGGCGGGTGGCCCAGAGCCGGGCCACCGTGCTCCTGCGCGGCGAGAGCGGCACCGGTAAGGAGCTCATCGCGCGCGCCGTGCACGACGCGAGCCCCCGGGCCGAGCGGCCGTTCGTGACCGTGAACTGCGCCGCCATCCCCGAGACGCTCCTCGAGAGCGAGCTCTTCGGCCACGAGAAGGGCTCGTTCACCGGTGCGGCGCAGGCGCACGTCGGCCGGTTCGAGCAGGCGGACGGCGGCACGCTCTTCCTCGACGAGGTGGGGGAGCTCTCGCCCGCGGCGCAGGCGAAGCTGCTGCGCGCGGTCCAGGAGCGGCAGTTCGAGCGCGTGGGCGGGAAGCGCACCGTGACGGTGGACGTCCGCCTGGTGGCGGCGACCAACCGCGACATGGAGGAGATGGTGCGGCAGGGCGCGTTCCGGCTCGACCTCTACCACCGGCTCTCGGTGGTGGCGGTGGTGGTGCCGCCGCTCCGGGAGCGCCGCGACGACATCCCGCGGCTGGCGGGCCACTTCCTGCGGGTGCTCAACGAGGAGAACGCGCGAAGCGCGGAGCTCACCCCGGCGGCGCTGGAGGTCCTCACCCGCTGTCGGTGGACCGGCAACGTGCGCCAGCTCCGCAACTGCCTCGAGCGGCTGGTGGTGGTGACGGACGCGGACGTGCTCGCGCCGGTCCACCTCCCGTGTCAGTGGCCGGGCGGCTCGACCTGCCTCCTCGAGCGCGCCGCGCCGCCGCCGGAGGCGGAGCTCGCGCGGCTCGCCGAGCGCGCGCCCCCCGCGACCGCGGCCGGTCCGCTGCTCGCGGCGGAGGGCGAGGCGGGAGAGCGGGAGCGCGTGCGCGCCGCCCTCGAGCGCGCCGGCTACGTGCAGGCGAAGGCGGCGCGCCTGCTCGGGATGACGGTGCGGCAGCTCGGGTACCGGGTGCGGAAGTACGGCATCGAGCTCCAGCGGCTCTGA
- the nifH gene encoding nitrogenase iron protein has protein sequence MRQIAIYGKGGIGKSTTTQNTVAGLASLGKKVMIVGCDPKADSTRLILHAKAQATVMDLVRERGTVEDLEVADVMKTGYGEVKCVESGGPEPGVGCAGRGVITAINFLEENGAYTPDLDFVFYDVLGDVVCGGFAMPIRENKAEEIYIVCSGEMMAMYAANNIAKGILKYATSGKVRLAGLICNSRNTDREADLIEALARRLGTQMIHFVPRDNEVQRAELRRMTVIEYAPKHKQAEEYRTLARKIAENKKLVIPTPLAMEELEELLMEFGIMAPEDEATVGVAAAG, from the coding sequence ATGCGACAGATCGCGATTTACGGGAAGGGCGGCATCGGCAAGTCGACGACGACGCAGAACACCGTCGCCGGACTCGCCTCGCTCGGGAAGAAGGTGATGATCGTCGGCTGCGACCCGAAGGCCGACTCCACCCGCCTCATCCTGCACGCGAAGGCGCAGGCGACCGTGATGGACCTCGTGCGCGAGCGCGGGACGGTCGAGGACCTCGAGGTCGCCGACGTGATGAAGACCGGCTACGGCGAGGTGAAGTGCGTCGAGTCGGGCGGCCCGGAGCCGGGGGTCGGCTGCGCCGGCCGCGGCGTCATCACCGCCATCAACTTCCTGGAGGAGAACGGGGCCTACACGCCCGACCTCGACTTCGTCTTCTACGACGTCCTCGGCGACGTGGTGTGCGGCGGCTTCGCCATGCCCATCCGCGAGAACAAGGCGGAGGAGATCTACATCGTCTGCTCCGGCGAGATGATGGCCATGTACGCGGCCAACAACATTGCCAAGGGCATCCTCAAGTACGCCACCTCGGGCAAGGTCCGGCTGGCGGGCCTCATCTGCAACTCGCGCAACACGGACCGCGAGGCCGACCTCATCGAGGCGCTCGCGCGCCGGCTCGGGACCCAGATGATCCACTTCGTCCCGCGCGACAACGAGGTGCAGCGCGCCGAGCTGCGCCGGATGACCGTCATCGAGTACGCCCCGAAGCACAAGCAGGCCGAGGAGTACCGGACGCTCGCCCGCAAGATCGCCGAGAACAAGAAGCTGGTCATCCCGACGCCGCTCGCGATGGAGGAGCTCGAGGAGCTGCTGATGGAGTTCGGGATCATGGCGCCCGAGGACGAGGCCACCGTCGGGGTCGCCGCGGCAGGGTAG
- a CDS encoding bifunctional nitrogenase iron-molybdenum cofactor biosynthesis protein NifEN produces the protein MARPDFYDAPDCDTHERGAPKFCKKSEPGEGAERSCAYDGARVVLMPVTDAIHLVHGPIACAGNSWDNRGARSSGAQLFRRGFTTEMLENDVVFGGEKKLHRAIVELAQRYRGEAKAIFVYATCVTAMTGDDVAAVCRAAGPEVDIPVIPVNTPGFVGDKNIGNRLAGEILLEHVIGTAEPATTTPYDVNLIGEYNIAGDLWGILPLFERLGIRLLSCISGDARFEELRWAHRARLNVIICSKSLTNLARKLRRQYGIPYLEESFYGMTDTARALRDMARELDLANGGPPVMQERVERLVEEEEARCRARLAPYRARLEGKRAVLFTGGVKTWSMVNALRELGVEILAAGTQNSTLEDFHRMKALMHRDARVIEDTSTAGLLGVMAEKQPDLVVAGGKTKFLALKTLTPFLDINHGRAHPYAGYEGMVTFARQLDLTVNNPIWPALHAPAPWELSPAAREEARAAAAGHARTFLAEDLSRSRVKVPAKAATVNPQKNSPALGATLAYLGVDGMLALLHGAQGCSTFIRLQLSRHFKESIALNSTAMSEDAAIFGGWENLQAGVKRVIEKFHPGVVGVMTSGLTETMGDDVQSAIAHFRKANPALAGTPIVWAATPDYCGSLQEGYAAAVEALVGTLAEGGATIPGQVNLLPGAHLTPADVEEVKGLVESFGLTALTIPDLANALDGHIDEEVSPLSTGGVALGELRRAGRSAATFYVGDSLARAALRLEASFGVPAYGFGSLTGLAEVDRFVATLSALSGRPVPPAQRRWRSRLADAMVDCHYQFGGKKVALALEADHLAGMTRFLAGMGCEIQVALAATRTRGLDALPCATVAVGDLEDLESAASGADLLVANSNGRQAAARLGVKAHLRTGLPVFDRLGAHHKTWVGYRGTTNLVFEVANLFQATSSEAQKLAHN, from the coding sequence ATGGCTCGCCCCGACTTCTACGACGCCCCCGACTGCGACACCCACGAGCGGGGCGCGCCCAAGTTCTGCAAGAAGTCCGAGCCGGGCGAGGGCGCGGAGCGCAGCTGCGCCTACGACGGGGCGCGGGTGGTGCTCATGCCCGTCACCGACGCCATCCACCTCGTACACGGGCCCATCGCCTGCGCGGGCAACTCCTGGGACAACCGCGGCGCGCGCTCCTCCGGGGCGCAGCTCTTCCGTCGCGGCTTCACCACCGAGATGCTGGAGAACGACGTGGTGTTCGGCGGGGAGAAGAAGCTCCACCGCGCCATCGTCGAGCTCGCCCAGCGCTACCGCGGCGAGGCGAAGGCCATCTTCGTCTATGCCACCTGCGTCACCGCCATGACCGGCGACGACGTGGCGGCGGTGTGCCGGGCCGCCGGGCCGGAGGTGGACATCCCGGTCATCCCGGTCAACACGCCCGGCTTCGTCGGCGACAAGAACATCGGCAACCGGCTGGCGGGCGAGATCCTGCTCGAGCACGTGATCGGCACCGCCGAGCCCGCGACGACCACGCCCTACGACGTGAACCTCATCGGCGAGTACAACATCGCCGGCGACCTGTGGGGCATCCTCCCGCTCTTCGAGCGGCTCGGGATCCGCCTCCTCTCCTGCATCAGCGGCGACGCCAGGTTCGAGGAGCTGCGCTGGGCCCACCGCGCCCGCCTCAACGTCATCATCTGCTCGAAGAGCCTCACCAACCTCGCCCGCAAGCTGCGGAGGCAGTACGGCATCCCGTACCTGGAGGAGTCGTTCTACGGGATGACCGACACCGCCCGGGCGCTGCGCGACATGGCGCGCGAGCTCGACCTCGCGAACGGCGGTCCGCCCGTCATGCAGGAGCGGGTCGAGCGGCTGGTGGAGGAGGAGGAGGCGCGCTGCCGCGCGCGGCTCGCGCCGTACCGGGCGCGCCTCGAGGGCAAGCGGGCGGTGCTCTTCACCGGCGGCGTGAAGACCTGGTCGATGGTGAACGCCCTCCGCGAGCTGGGGGTGGAGATCCTCGCCGCCGGCACCCAGAACTCCACGCTGGAGGACTTCCACCGGATGAAGGCGCTGATGCACCGCGACGCGCGCGTCATCGAGGACACCTCCACCGCCGGACTGCTCGGCGTCATGGCCGAGAAGCAGCCCGACCTCGTCGTCGCCGGCGGCAAGACCAAGTTCCTCGCGCTCAAGACGCTGACGCCCTTCCTCGACATCAACCACGGCCGCGCCCACCCCTACGCCGGGTACGAGGGGATGGTCACCTTCGCCCGGCAGCTCGATCTCACCGTCAACAACCCCATCTGGCCGGCCCTCCACGCCCCGGCGCCCTGGGAGCTCTCACCCGCGGCGCGGGAGGAGGCGCGCGCCGCCGCCGCCGGCCACGCCCGGACCTTCCTCGCCGAGGACCTCTCTCGCTCGCGGGTCAAGGTGCCGGCCAAGGCGGCGACCGTGAACCCGCAGAAGAACTCGCCCGCGCTGGGCGCGACGCTCGCCTACCTCGGCGTCGACGGGATGCTGGCGCTCCTCCACGGCGCGCAGGGCTGCTCCACCTTCATCCGGCTGCAGCTCTCCCGGCACTTCAAGGAGTCGATCGCGCTCAACTCGACCGCGATGAGCGAGGACGCCGCCATCTTCGGCGGCTGGGAGAACCTCCAGGCGGGCGTGAAGCGCGTCATCGAGAAGTTCCACCCCGGCGTCGTGGGCGTCATGACCTCCGGGCTCACCGAGACCATGGGCGACGACGTGCAGAGCGCGATCGCCCACTTCCGGAAGGCGAACCCCGCGCTGGCGGGGACGCCCATCGTCTGGGCCGCAACGCCCGACTACTGCGGCTCGCTGCAGGAGGGGTACGCCGCCGCGGTCGAGGCCCTGGTGGGCACGCTGGCCGAGGGTGGCGCGACCATCCCGGGGCAGGTGAACCTGCTGCCGGGCGCCCACCTCACGCCGGCCGACGTGGAGGAGGTGAAGGGGCTCGTCGAGTCCTTCGGCCTGACCGCCCTCACCATCCCGGACCTGGCCAACGCGCTCGACGGCCACATCGACGAGGAGGTCTCGCCGCTCTCCACCGGCGGCGTGGCGCTCGGCGAGCTCCGCCGGGCCGGGCGGAGCGCCGCCACCTTCTACGTCGGCGACTCCCTCGCCAGGGCGGCGCTGCGGCTCGAGGCGTCGTTCGGGGTCCCGGCCTACGGGTTCGGCTCCCTCACCGGACTCGCCGAGGTGGACCGCTTCGTGGCGACGCTCTCCGCGCTCTCCGGCCGGCCCGTGCCGCCCGCGCAGCGCCGCTGGCGGAGCCGCCTCGCCGACGCGATGGTGGACTGCCATTACCAGTTCGGCGGGAAGAAGGTCGCGCTGGCGCTGGAGGCGGACCACCTCGCGGGGATGACCCGCTTCCTGGCCGGGATGGGGTGCGAGATCCAGGTCGCGCTCGCCGCCACCCGAACCCGCGGCCTCGACGCGCTGCCCTGCGCGACGGTGGCGGTGGGGGACCTCGAGGACCTCGAGTCCGCCGCGTCCGGCGCCGATCTGCTGGTGGCGAACTCGAACGGCCGCCAGGCAGCGGCCCGCCTCGGCGTGAAGGCGCACCTGCGCACCGGGCTGCCCGTCTTCGACCGGCTCGGCGCGCACCACAAGACCTGGGTCGGCTACCGCGGGACGACGAACCTCGTCTTCGAGGTGGCGAACCTGTTCCAGGCGACGTCCTCGGAGGCGCAGAAGCTCGCGCACAACTGA